One Bradyrhizobium sp. CCGB12 genomic window carries:
- a CDS encoding uroporphyrinogen-III synthase — MSILVTRPHPDNEATADNLRARGHVALLAPVLKFEPVAFHDESETNYNGIIVTSANAIRGVAPQLRDLGLLELPLFAVGEHTAIAARDAGFADVIVAGGDAAALRDKVVQGARDKLLKKKSTLLYLAGADLSRDLGGELGAEGFNVVTQTTYRMAPVKLLPREVCDGFAAHGIEAVLHYSRRSARAFLDAARDEGVEISALAIPQCCLSEAIAGVLREAGASQVLVAATPDENALFDTLERALRNRLA, encoded by the coding sequence ATGTCCATTCTTGTCACACGACCGCATCCCGACAATGAGGCGACGGCGGACAATTTGCGCGCGCGCGGCCATGTGGCGTTGCTTGCGCCGGTGCTCAAGTTCGAGCCGGTCGCCTTTCATGACGAGAGCGAGACGAATTACAACGGCATCATTGTCACGTCGGCCAACGCGATCCGCGGCGTCGCGCCGCAATTGCGGGACCTTGGTCTGTTGGAGCTGCCGCTGTTTGCGGTCGGCGAGCACACCGCTATCGCGGCACGCGACGCCGGCTTTGCCGACGTGATCGTCGCCGGTGGCGATGCGGCGGCCTTGCGTGACAAGGTGGTGCAGGGCGCGCGCGACAAGTTGCTGAAGAAAAAGAGCACGCTGCTTTATCTCGCGGGTGCGGATCTGTCGCGTGATCTCGGCGGCGAGCTCGGCGCCGAAGGATTCAACGTGGTCACGCAGACCACTTATCGCATGGCGCCTGTCAAGTTGCTGCCGCGCGAAGTTTGCGACGGCTTTGCCGCCCATGGGATCGAGGCGGTGTTGCACTACTCCCGGCGTAGCGCACGGGCGTTCCTGGACGCGGCGCGGGACGAAGGCGTCGAAATCTCGGCGCTGGCGATTCCGCAATGCTGCCTGTCCGAGGCGATTGCCGGCGTGCTGCGCGAGGCCGGCGCGTCGCAGGTTCTGGTGGCGGCGACGCCGGACGAAAATGCCTTATTTGACACCTTGGAGCGTGCTTTGCGCAACCGTTTGGCGTAA
- the tsaD gene encoding tRNA (adenosine(37)-N6)-threonylcarbamoyltransferase complex transferase subunit TsaD translates to MLVLGIETTCDETAAAVIERAPDGSGKILSNIVRSQVEEHARFGGVVPEIAARAHVDLLDGIIDRAMREAGIGFARLGGVAAAAGPGLIGGVIVGLTTAKAIAMVHDTPLVAVNHLEAHALTPRLTDGIEFPYCLFLASGGHTQIVAVTGVGQYVRLGTTVDDAIGEAFDKVAKMLGLPYPGGPQVERAATSGDAARFAFPRPMQGRPDANFSLSGLKTAVRNEASRITELTPKDISDLCASFQAAVLDSTADRLSVGLRLFREQFGAPRALVAAGGVAANQAIRGALHDVAQQAGTQLIMPPPALCTDNGAMIAWAGAERLALGMTDTMEAQPRARWLLDANATAPAGYGNTRAGF, encoded by the coding sequence ATGCTGGTATTGGGCATCGAAACCACCTGCGACGAAACCGCCGCAGCCGTGATCGAGCGCGCGCCTGACGGCAGCGGCAAGATCCTGTCCAACATCGTGCGGTCGCAGGTCGAGGAGCACGCCCGCTTCGGCGGCGTCGTGCCGGAGATCGCCGCCCGCGCCCATGTCGATCTGCTCGACGGCATCATCGACCGCGCGATGCGCGAGGCCGGCATCGGCTTCGCCCGGCTGGGCGGTGTCGCGGCAGCCGCGGGGCCGGGGCTGATCGGCGGCGTCATCGTCGGGCTCACCACCGCCAAGGCGATCGCGATGGTGCACGACACCCCGCTGGTCGCGGTGAACCATCTCGAGGCACATGCGCTGACGCCGCGTCTCACCGACGGGATCGAATTCCCCTATTGCTTGTTCCTTGCCTCGGGCGGGCACACCCAGATCGTCGCGGTCACCGGCGTCGGCCAATATGTGCGGCTCGGTACCACGGTCGACGACGCCATTGGCGAAGCCTTCGACAAGGTCGCGAAGATGCTGGGCCTGCCCTATCCCGGCGGTCCACAGGTCGAGCGCGCGGCCACAAGCGGCGATGCCGCGCGCTTCGCGTTCCCGCGCCCGATGCAGGGTCGCCCCGATGCCAATTTCTCGCTGTCGGGCTTGAAGACGGCGGTCCGCAACGAAGCGAGCCGGATCACTGAGCTCACGCCGAAGGACATCAGCGACCTCTGCGCCAGCTTCCAGGCCGCCGTGCTGGATTCGACGGCGGACCGGTTGAGCGTCGGCTTGAGACTTTTCCGCGAGCAGTTCGGCGCACCGCGTGCGCTCGTTGCCGCCGGCGGCGTCGCCGCCAATCAGGCGATCCGCGGCGCCCTGCATGATGTCGCGCAGCAGGCCGGGACCCAGCTGATCATGCCGCCGCCTGCGCTCTGCACCGACAACGGCGCGATGATCGCCTGGGCCGGCGCCGAGCGCCTCGCGCTCGGCATGACCGACACGATGGAAGCGCAGCCGCGTGCACGCTGGCTGCTCGATGCCAATGCGACCGCACCGGCGGGTTACGGCAACACGCGGGCGGGATTCTAA
- a CDS encoding NAD(P)H-dependent glycerol-3-phosphate dehydrogenase: protein MTSFKSVAVIGAGAWGTALAAVAARAGRTVTLWARNAEHATRIASTRDNPRLPGVRIAPEIVVTSDLAVAARADMLLIATPAQHLRGAVNLLASHLATPVPVVACAKGIEHGTHKFMTEIIAEAAPAAQPAILSGPSFADDVARGLPTAVTLAAKEEALASGLVQALGSATFRPYHTTDIVGVEIGGAAKNVLAIAAGIVVGRNLGASALAALTTRGFSELARLGRACGARSETLSGLSGLGDLLLSCSTAQSRNFALGIALGRGETAPAGKLAEGAFTAPVLVELAAARNVDMPVSQAVAAILDSRLTIDAAISGLLTRPFKAEE, encoded by the coding sequence ATGACATCGTTCAAATCCGTCGCGGTGATCGGGGCAGGCGCCTGGGGCACGGCGCTGGCAGCCGTGGCGGCGCGGGCAGGCCGGACCGTGACGCTGTGGGCGCGCAATGCCGAGCATGCGACGCGGATTGCCTCGACGCGCGACAATCCACGGCTGCCTGGCGTGCGGATCGCTCCGGAGATCGTCGTGACGAGCGATCTGGCGGTCGCGGCGCGCGCCGACATGCTGCTCATCGCAACACCGGCGCAGCACCTGCGCGGCGCGGTCAACCTGCTCGCCTCGCATCTGGCGACGCCGGTACCCGTCGTCGCCTGCGCCAAGGGCATCGAGCACGGCACCCACAAATTCATGACCGAAATCATCGCCGAAGCCGCACCGGCCGCGCAGCCGGCGATCCTGTCGGGCCCGAGCTTTGCCGACGACGTCGCGCGCGGCCTGCCGACCGCGGTCACGCTGGCGGCGAAGGAAGAAGCGCTGGCCAGCGGCCTGGTGCAGGCACTGGGCTCAGCGACCTTCAGGCCCTATCACACGACAGATATCGTTGGCGTCGAGATCGGCGGCGCGGCCAAGAACGTGCTGGCGATCGCCGCCGGCATCGTGGTCGGCCGCAACCTCGGGGCCTCGGCGCTCGCCGCGCTGACCACGCGCGGCTTCAGCGAGCTGGCCCGACTCGGCCGGGCCTGCGGCGCGCGTAGCGAGACGCTCTCTGGCCTCTCCGGCCTCGGCGACCTGCTCCTGAGCTGCTCGACCGCGCAATCGCGCAACTTCGCACTCGGTATCGCGCTCGGTCGCGGCGAGACGGCGCCGGCGGGCAAGCTTGCGGAAGGTGCATTCACTGCGCCGGTGCTGGTCGAGCTCGCGGCCGCGCGGAATGTCGACATGCCGGTCTCGCAAGCGGTGGCCGCCATCCTGGATAGCAGGCTGACGATTGACGCGGCGATCTCTGGGCTGCTGACGCGCCCCTTCAAGGCAGAGGAATGA
- a CDS encoding EVE domain-containing protein, whose protein sequence is MNYWLVKSEPSVWSWDQQVAKGAKGEAWTGVRNYTARQNLVAMKKGDKAFFYHSNEGKEIVGIAEIIKEAYPDPTDKTEKFVCVDIKADKPLKTPVTMAAIKAEKKLADMALVKYSRLSVQPVTAEEWKLVCKMGGM, encoded by the coding sequence ATGAACTACTGGCTGGTGAAATCCGAACCGTCGGTGTGGTCCTGGGACCAGCAGGTCGCGAAGGGCGCCAAGGGCGAGGCCTGGACCGGCGTGCGCAATTACACCGCGCGCCAGAACCTCGTCGCCATGAAGAAAGGCGACAAGGCGTTCTTCTATCATTCCAACGAGGGCAAGGAGATCGTCGGCATCGCCGAGATCATCAAGGAGGCCTATCCGGATCCGACCGACAAGACCGAAAAATTCGTCTGCGTCGACATCAAGGCCGACAAGCCCTTGAAGACGCCGGTGACCATGGCCGCAATCAAGGCCGAGAAGAAGCTCGCCGACATGGCGCTGGTGAAATATTCGCGCCTGTCGGTGCAGCCGGTGACGGCGGAAGAGTGGAAGCTGGTCTGCAAGATGGGTGGGATGTAG
- a CDS encoding adenylate/guanylate cyclase domain-containing protein, which translates to MQLSPTLAWLVDAASDSSGADRLLAELGAHLVADGVPLAAGALTLEVPHPLIAKRTWLWRADSGRVIEALGFAPGGLAPDPPNDAGRRWLHDIAGGEVHEDIAGRRDGPLLGWIGPRPFTEDEIEQLRQAARFAATPLAVLAGRATLRATLDAYLGRRSAERVLAAPLRRDLGETIQAALLYADLRNFTLLSETNPPADVIAALDAWFDRIAGAVHAFGGEVLKFIGDGVLAIFPVIEASPRRACDAALRAAGAAEAGMAYLNGERRAQGLPLLAFGAALHLGEMLWGNIGAANRLDFTAIGPAVNLASRLEGLCKPLGRTVLVSGALAAETDTPLIALGSHSLRGIAAPCEVFALPET; encoded by the coding sequence ATGCAGCTCTCCCCGACCCTCGCCTGGCTTGTCGACGCCGCCTCGGACAGTTCCGGGGCGGACCGCCTGCTGGCGGAACTCGGCGCACATCTGGTCGCCGACGGCGTGCCGCTTGCGGCGGGCGCCCTGACGCTGGAGGTGCCGCATCCGCTGATCGCGAAGCGGACATGGTTGTGGCGTGCCGACAGCGGCCGGGTGATCGAAGCGCTTGGCTTTGCGCCGGGTGGCCTCGCGCCCGATCCGCCCAACGATGCCGGCCGCCGTTGGCTGCACGACATCGCGGGCGGAGAGGTGCACGAAGACATCGCCGGCCGGCGCGATGGACCGTTGCTCGGGTGGATCGGGCCGCGTCCGTTCACTGAGGATGAAATCGAGCAGTTGCGCCAGGCGGCGCGCTTTGCCGCGACGCCGCTCGCGGTGCTCGCCGGGCGTGCCACGTTGCGGGCGACGCTGGACGCCTATCTCGGCAGGCGCAGTGCGGAGCGGGTGCTCGCGGCGCCCTTGCGGCGCGATCTCGGCGAGACCATTCAGGCGGCGCTGCTCTATGCCGATTTGCGTAACTTCACGCTCTTGTCGGAAACCAATCCGCCGGCCGATGTCATCGCGGCGCTCGATGCCTGGTTCGATCGCATCGCCGGCGCCGTCCACGCCTTCGGCGGCGAGGTGCTGAAATTCATCGGCGACGGCGTGCTGGCGATCTTTCCCGTGATCGAGGCATCGCCCCGTCGTGCCTGCGATGCCGCTCTGCGCGCGGCGGGCGCGGCCGAAGCCGGGATGGCGTATCTCAACGGGGAGCGCCGTGCGCAGGGGCTACCGCTGCTCGCCTTCGGGGCCGCCCTTCATCTCGGCGAGATGCTCTGGGGCAATATCGGCGCGGCCAACCGGCTCGATTTCACGGCGATCGGTCCCGCCGTCAATCTCGCCAGCAGGCTCGAAGGGTTATGCAAGCCGTTGGGGCGGACCGTGCTCGTGTCTGGCGCGCTCGCCGCAGAGACGGATACGCCCCTCATCGCGCTCGGATCGCACTCGCTGCGCGGCATTGCCGCGCCATGCGAGGTTTTTGCGCTGCCGGAGACGTGA
- a CDS encoding SRPBCC domain-containing protein → MTAEPFIVRRETQIAAPRATVFAYLTDPEKILGWMGSDATTEPHPGGLYLLKGVGPRGGDARGAFREVVPVHRLAYTFGWEGGQEVPPGSSLIEIDLIEHDGGTLLRMTHSGLPTEEQAAAHAKGWAHYLERLTTVAAGGDPGPDRGVSG, encoded by the coding sequence ATGACCGCCGAACCGTTCATAGTGCGACGCGAGACCCAGATTGCCGCCCCGCGCGCGACCGTTTTCGCCTATCTGACCGACCCTGAGAAGATTTTGGGCTGGATGGGTTCCGACGCGACGACGGAGCCGCATCCCGGCGGGCTTTATCTGCTCAAAGGCGTCGGCCCGCGCGGCGGAGATGCCCGCGGCGCCTTCCGCGAGGTCGTGCCGGTGCATCGTCTGGCCTACACGTTCGGCTGGGAGGGCGGTCAGGAGGTGCCGCCCGGCTCGAGCCTGATCGAGATCGACCTGATCGAGCACGACGGCGGCACGTTGTTGCGGATGACCCATAGCGGGCTGCCGACGGAAGAGCAGGCGGCTGCGCACGCAAAGGGATGGGCTCATTATCTGGAACGGCTCACTACGGTAGCTGCGGGCGGCGATCCCGGTCCAGACCGGGGCGTTTCAGGATAG
- a CDS encoding DNA topoisomerase IB → MMDQQNLGTMRPASADPAAIALAKALGQWPKPTGFRRPSPKKAFDTTPAATVEALAKELGLRLGDQNELTIRRIKRGKGYSFVRPNGAHIRDARTIRRLHAMAVPPAYREVRYSADPSSHLQAVGRDAAGRLQYRYHADWEKVREHRKAHRLEKLVGALPKIRRKVSAFLSGDEPTREFALSAVIELIARTAIRPGNESYARLNGTRGATTLLKSNVTLEDDCFVLTFKAKGGKAVRKECDAAKLVRAIGILQGVPGKRMFQYRDAYGIVRAVNTTQVNAFLREIAGIKISLKDFRTLMASAVVVESLSRITPATSQRGRKKQVLDAIRAAADQLSNTPAICRKSYVHDTIVTAFEDGILERFAATMKGQRSQARREQLLAQVVATAAV, encoded by the coding sequence ATGATGGATCAGCAGAATCTCGGGACGATGCGGCCCGCTTCAGCCGATCCTGCGGCCATTGCCCTCGCCAAAGCCCTCGGACAATGGCCGAAACCGACCGGTTTCAGGCGCCCGAGCCCCAAAAAGGCCTTCGACACGACGCCGGCGGCAACGGTGGAGGCCCTCGCCAAGGAACTCGGCCTGCGGCTCGGCGACCAGAACGAGCTGACCATCCGGCGCATCAAGCGCGGCAAGGGCTATTCCTTCGTCCGCCCCAACGGCGCCCATATCCGCGACGCCCGCACCATCCGCCGGCTGCACGCCATGGCGGTGCCGCCGGCCTACCGCGAGGTACGCTACTCGGCCGATCCGAGCTCGCATCTCCAGGCCGTGGGACGCGATGCCGCGGGCCGGCTGCAGTACCGCTATCACGCCGATTGGGAGAAGGTCCGCGAGCATCGCAAGGCGCATCGCCTGGAAAAGCTCGTCGGCGCGCTGCCAAAGATCCGGCGCAAGGTCTCGGCGTTCCTGTCGGGCGACGAGCCGACGCGCGAATTCGCGCTCTCGGCGGTCATCGAGCTGATCGCGCGCACCGCGATCCGTCCGGGCAACGAATCCTACGCCCGCCTCAACGGCACCCGCGGCGCCACCACGCTGCTCAAGTCCAACGTCACGCTGGAAGACGACTGCTTCGTGCTGACCTTCAAGGCGAAAGGCGGCAAGGCCGTGCGCAAGGAGTGCGACGCCGCCAAGCTCGTGCGCGCCATCGGCATTTTGCAGGGCGTTCCGGGCAAGCGCATGTTCCAGTATCGCGACGCCTACGGCATCGTGCGCGCGGTCAATACCACGCAGGTAAACGCGTTTTTGCGCGAGATCGCCGGCATCAAGATTTCGCTGAAGGATTTTCGTACGCTGATGGCGTCTGCCGTCGTCGTGGAATCGCTGTCGCGGATCACGCCGGCGACCAGCCAGCGCGGCCGCAAGAAGCAGGTGCTGGACGCGATCCGCGCCGCGGCCGATCAGCTCTCCAACACGCCGGCAATCTGCCGCAAGAGCTACGTTCACGACACCATCGTCACCGCGTTCGAGGACGGCATCCTCGAACGCTTCGCCGCGACCATGAAGGGCCAGCGCTCGCAGGCCAGGCGCGAGCAGCTTCTGGCGCAAGTGGTGGCGACCGCGGCGGTTTGA
- the acs gene encoding acetate--CoA ligase: MSEKIYDVPAEWAKRAWVDQAKYKDMYARSISDPNGFWAEQAKRIDWMKAPHKIENVSFAPGNISIKWFEDGVLNVAHNCIDRHLAKRANQTAIIWEGDDPSQSKHITYKELHDEVCRMANILRTRNVKKGDRVTIYLPMIPEAAYAMLACARIGAIHSVVFAGFSPDSLAQRINDCQSKVIITADEGLRGGKKVPLKANVDAALAKADGVDWVVVVKRTGGTVDMNPSRDLWYHDAAKMVTTECPVEHMHAEDPLFILYTSGSTGQPKGVLHTSGGYLVFASMTHHYVFDYHDGDIYWCTADVGWVTGHSYILYGPLANGATTLMFEGVPNYPDNSRFWNVIDKHKVNIFYTAPTAIRALMQSGDEPVKKTSRASLRLLGSVGEPINPEAWEWYHRVVGDDRCPIVDTWWQTETGGILITPLPGATKLKPGSATQPFFGVVPEIVDADGKVLDGETSGNLCLTRSWPGQMRTVYGDHARFEQTYFSTYKGKYFTGDGCRRDADGYYWITGRVDDVINVSGHRMGTAEVESALVAHEKVSEAAVVGYPHDIKGQGIYAYVTLMAGVEPSDDLRKELVTWVRKEIGPIAAPDQIQFSPGLPKTRSGKIMRRILRKIAEDEPGSLGDTSTLADPAVVDDLVKNRQNKKSA; encoded by the coding sequence ATGTCCGAGAAGATCTACGACGTACCCGCAGAGTGGGCGAAGCGCGCCTGGGTCGACCAGGCCAAGTACAAGGACATGTACGCGCGCTCGATCTCGGACCCGAACGGTTTCTGGGCCGAGCAGGCCAAGCGCATCGACTGGATGAAGGCGCCCCACAAGATCGAGAACGTCTCGTTCGCACCCGGCAACATTTCGATCAAATGGTTCGAGGACGGCGTCCTCAACGTCGCCCATAATTGCATCGACCGGCATCTGGCCAAGCGCGCCAACCAGACCGCGATCATCTGGGAAGGCGACGATCCCTCGCAGTCGAAGCACATCACCTACAAGGAGTTGCACGACGAAGTCTGCCGGATGGCCAACATCCTGCGCACCCGCAACGTCAAGAAGGGTGACCGAGTCACGATCTACCTGCCGATGATTCCGGAAGCGGCTTACGCGATGCTGGCCTGCGCGCGGATCGGCGCGATCCACTCCGTGGTGTTCGCCGGCTTCTCGCCCGACAGCCTCGCCCAGCGCATCAACGACTGCCAATCCAAGGTGATCATCACCGCGGACGAAGGCCTGCGCGGCGGCAAGAAGGTGCCGCTGAAGGCCAATGTCGACGCGGCGCTCGCCAAGGCGGACGGCGTCGACTGGGTCGTCGTGGTCAAGCGCACCGGCGGCACGGTCGATATGAATCCGTCACGCGACCTCTGGTATCACGACGCCGCCAAGATGGTGACGACCGAATGCCCGGTCGAGCACATGCACGCCGAGGATCCGCTGTTCATCCTCTACACCTCGGGTTCGACCGGCCAGCCCAAGGGCGTGCTGCACACCTCCGGCGGCTATCTCGTATTCGCCTCGATGACGCATCACTACGTCTTCGACTATCACGACGGCGACATCTACTGGTGCACCGCCGACGTCGGCTGGGTCACCGGCCACAGCTATATTCTCTATGGCCCGCTCGCCAATGGCGCGACCACGCTGATGTTCGAAGGCGTGCCGAATTACCCCGATAATTCCAGGTTCTGGAACGTCATCGACAAGCACAAGGTCAACATCTTCTACACCGCGCCGACCGCGATCCGCGCGCTGATGCAGAGCGGCGACGAGCCGGTGAAGAAGACCTCGCGCGCAAGCTTGCGCCTGCTCGGCTCGGTCGGCGAACCCATCAATCCCGAGGCGTGGGAGTGGTATCACCGCGTCGTCGGCGACGACCGCTGCCCGATCGTCGACACCTGGTGGCAGACCGAGACCGGTGGCATTTTGATCACGCCGCTACCGGGCGCGACCAAGCTGAAACCAGGCTCGGCAACGCAGCCGTTCTTCGGCGTCGTCCCTGAAATCGTCGACGCCGACGGCAAGGTGCTGGACGGCGAGACATCAGGCAATCTCTGCCTCACCCGCTCATGGCCGGGCCAGATGCGCACGGTCTACGGCGACCACGCCCGCTTCGAGCAGACCTATTTCTCGACCTACAAGGGCAAGTACTTCACCGGCGACGGCTGCCGGCGCGACGCCGACGGCTATTACTGGATCACCGGCCGCGTCGACGACGTCATCAACGTCTCCGGTCACCGCATGGGCACCGCAGAAGTCGAGAGCGCGCTGGTCGCGCACGAGAAGGTGTCGGAAGCCGCTGTGGTCGGTTACCCGCACGACATCAAGGGCCAGGGCATCTACGCCTATGTCACCCTGATGGCCGGCGTCGAGCCGAGCGACGACCTGCGCAAGGAACTGGTCACCTGGGTGCGCAAGGAGATCGGCCCGATCGCCGCGCCCGACCAGATCCAGTTCTCGCCGGGCCTGCCCAAGACCCGCTCCGGCAAGATCATGCGCCGCATTTTGCGTAAGATCGCCGAGGATGAGCCGGGCAGCCTGGGCGACACCTCGACGCTGGCCGATCCCGCCGTGGTCGACGACCTCGTCAAGAACCGGCAGAACAAGAAGTCGGCGTAG
- a CDS encoding L,D-transpeptidase produces MAMRIAVALAATIVLMSTAAEARPEMVGAHLADYSPGTIVVKTGERRLYLILDNGHAVRYPVGVGKAGKQWAGTTKIDGKYLNPAWAPPAEVKRDKPNIPDVIPGGSPRNPMGVAAMTLAGGEYAIHGTNVPGSIGGFVSYGCIRMLNDDITDLYGRVSVGTTVVVTR; encoded by the coding sequence ATGGCGATGAGGATTGCTGTGGCGCTGGCCGCCACGATTGTCTTGATGTCGACGGCGGCAGAGGCGCGGCCGGAAATGGTGGGGGCGCACCTGGCCGACTATTCGCCGGGCACCATCGTGGTCAAAACCGGCGAGCGGCGGCTCTATCTCATCCTCGATAACGGACATGCCGTGCGCTATCCGGTCGGTGTCGGCAAGGCCGGCAAGCAATGGGCCGGCACGACGAAGATCGATGGCAAATACCTCAATCCGGCCTGGGCACCGCCTGCCGAGGTGAAGCGCGACAAGCCGAACATTCCCGACGTCATTCCGGGCGGCTCGCCGCGCAACCCGATGGGCGTTGCGGCGATGACGCTGGCCGGCGGCGAATATGCGATCCACGGCACCAACGTGCCGGGCTCGATCGGCGGCTTCGTCTCCTATGGCTGCATCCGCATGCTCAACGACGACATCACCGATCTCTATGGCCGCGTCTCCGTCGGCACGACGGTGGTCGTGACGCGCTGA
- a CDS encoding thermonuclease family protein: MSRFDPSHPYRPSYSGSPFGRRLSGLVPWMFVVGVVTAVVLGFRQGTIWPIPHVDDEQSRDAAGIILKQSGNPDVRQPVEVIRTIDGDTFLARVHQRDGRDLVARVRLRGIDAPEMKASCRDEFDKAEAASDALRNLLGQGGVMIYNLDQDKYGRLLADVATRRIANVSATLLAGGYVRSYNGGHRDGWCARGWRFW; the protein is encoded by the coding sequence ATGTCGCGCTTCGATCCCAGCCATCCGTATCGGCCTTCGTACAGCGGCTCGCCATTCGGCCGCCGCTTGTCGGGGCTGGTGCCGTGGATGTTCGTGGTCGGCGTTGTGACGGCCGTCGTGCTCGGCTTCCGCCAGGGAACCATCTGGCCCATTCCGCATGTGGATGACGAACAATCGCGAGACGCCGCCGGGATCATCCTGAAGCAGTCCGGCAATCCTGATGTGAGGCAACCGGTCGAGGTCATCCGCACGATCGACGGTGATACCTTTCTCGCGCGCGTGCATCAGCGCGACGGGCGCGATCTCGTCGCGCGCGTCCGTCTGCGAGGCATCGATGCGCCCGAGATGAAAGCATCTTGCCGGGACGAGTTCGACAAGGCCGAGGCCGCAAGCGATGCGCTACGCAATCTGCTCGGTCAGGGCGGCGTGATGATCTATAATCTTGATCAGGACAAGTATGGCCGCCTGCTCGCTGATGTCGCGACCCGGCGCATCGCCAACGTCTCGGCCACGCTGCTCGCAGGCGGTTACGTGCGCAGCTACAATGGCGGCCATCGCGACGGCTGGTGCGCGCGCGGTTGGCGTTTCTGGTAA
- a CDS encoding DUF1674 domain-containing protein encodes MSDQPSVPNRKPLPPAAQRALAEAEARRQAATAAHAEAAPKELQGPKGPEPTRYGDWERKGIASDF; translated from the coding sequence ATGAGTGACCAGCCCTCCGTTCCCAATCGCAAGCCGCTGCCGCCGGCAGCCCAGCGCGCGTTGGCCGAAGCCGAAGCTCGCCGGCAGGCGGCAACCGCCGCGCATGCTGAAGCTGCGCCGAAGGAGTTACAGGGACCGAAGGGACCCGAGCCAACCCGCTACGGCGATTGGGAGCGCAAAGGCATCGCTTCGGACTTTTGA
- a CDS encoding RsmB/NOP family class I SAM-dependent RNA methyltransferase, with product MPSQRFAPPSEVPGLAARRIAADIVDGVLHKHRTLDDQLDGGGAHPGLKTLADRDRALMRRLVATVLRRLGTLGHVLSRLLDKGIPSDAPRAQSALLIGAAQILWMDVPDHAAVDLSVRLVQSDRRAARYAGLVNAVLRRCAREGKALVEEVATQSLDLPPWLLARWSAHYGEATARDMALALGHEPSLDLTVKSDAAQWASRLHGETLPTGTVRMLLHGSVTMLPGFTEGQWWVQDAAAALPARLFGDIKGKAIADLCAAPGGKTAQLALSGAHVTAIDRSPARVARLRENLGRLSLQAETVVADAVEWAGPAEAFDGILIDAPCTSTGTIRRHPDVAWLRQESDIAALTALQQRLLRKSLSLLRPGGTLIYCTCSLEPEEGEQAITALLAAEPALRRVPIEASEVAGLDEILNRDGDLRTLPSHLPNADPKLGGLDGFYAARLVKS from the coding sequence ATGCCATCTCAACGTTTCGCTCCTCCGTCCGAAGTGCCCGGTCTTGCGGCGCGGCGGATTGCCGCCGACATCGTCGACGGCGTGCTGCACAAGCACCGCACGCTTGACGACCAGCTCGACGGCGGCGGCGCCCATCCCGGACTGAAGACGCTGGCTGACCGCGACCGCGCGCTGATGCGGCGCCTGGTCGCCACGGTGCTGCGCCGGCTCGGCACGCTCGGCCATGTGCTGTCCCGCCTGCTCGACAAGGGCATTCCCTCCGACGCGCCGCGTGCGCAGAGCGCGCTTCTGATCGGCGCCGCGCAGATCCTCTGGATGGACGTGCCCGATCACGCCGCCGTCGACCTCTCCGTCCGCCTCGTGCAATCCGACCGGCGCGCGGCGCGCTACGCCGGCCTCGTCAATGCCGTGCTGCGCCGCTGCGCGCGCGAGGGCAAGGCGCTGGTCGAGGAAGTCGCCACGCAATCGCTGGACCTGCCGCCCTGGCTGCTGGCGCGCTGGAGCGCGCATTACGGCGAGGCGACCGCAAGAGACATGGCGCTCGCGCTCGGCCACGAACCGTCGCTCGACCTGACCGTGAAATCGGACGCCGCGCAATGGGCAAGCCGGCTGCATGGCGAGACGCTGCCGACCGGGACGGTGCGGATGCTGCTGCACGGCTCGGTGACCATGCTGCCGGGCTTCACTGAGGGACAATGGTGGGTGCAAGATGCCGCCGCCGCGCTGCCCGCCCGGCTGTTCGGCGACATCAAGGGCAAGGCCATCGCCGATCTCTGCGCCGCTCCCGGAGGCAAGACTGCGCAGCTGGCGTTATCAGGCGCGCATGTCACGGCCATCGACCGCTCGCCCGCCCGGGTGGCGCGGCTGCGCGAAAATCTGGGCAGGTTGTCGCTGCAGGCCGAGACTGTCGTGGCCGACGCCGTGGAATGGGCCGGCCCTGCCGAAGCCTTCGACGGTATTTTGATCGATGCGCCCTGCACCTCGACCGGCACGATCCGCCGTCATCCCGACGTGGCGTGGCTTCGGCAGGAATCAGATATTGCCGCCCTGACCGCGCTCCAGCAGCGGCTGCTACGCAAATCGCTGTCGCTGCTGAGACCGGGCGGGACGCTGATCTACTGCACCTGTTCGCTGGAACCCGAAGAGGGAGAGCAGGCGATCACCGCGCTGCTGGCGGCAGAGCCCGCGCTTCGGCGCGTCCCGATCGAGGCCTCGGAGGTCGCGGGTCTCGACGAAATCCTCAACCGGGACGGCGATCTGCGCACCCTGCCCAGCCATCTGCCGAACGCCGATCCCAAGCTCGGCGGGCTCGACGGGTTCTACGCGGCCCGACTCGTTAAATCCTGA